The following proteins are encoded in a genomic region of Streptomyces sp. NBC_01723:
- a CDS encoding amino acid permease translates to MTSQPTLTKPEDGPAGPGEPGPGLQAGLKNRHLSMIAIGGVIGAGLFVGSSSGIATAGPGILLSYALVGTLVVLVMRMLGEMSAANPTSGSFSAHADRAIGPWAGFTIGWLYWFFWVVVLAVEATAGAVILEGWIPAVPQWGWALIVMVVLTATNLVSVGSYGEFEFWFAGIKVVAIAAFIVVGGLAVFGLLPGADTDQAGLSNLTEHGGFLPNGAGAILTGVLLVVFSFMGSEIPTLAAGESEDPQRAVTKATNSIIWRIGVFYLGSIFVVVALLPWDSQSIIDKGSYVAALDSLGIANAGQIMNFIVLTSVLSCLNSGLYTASRMAFSLGRRGDAPKAFARTTSQGVPRTAILVSVVFGFVAVFFNYEFPDSVFLFLVNSSGAVALFVWLVICLSQLRMRRIIEAEAPEKLVVRMWLFPYLTWVAAAVIVFVLGYMLTDTENNGRTTVLLSLLVAALVIVVALVKQRITGRKDAADKAVAEKG, encoded by the coding sequence ATGACTTCGCAGCCGACCTTGACCAAGCCCGAGGACGGGCCCGCGGGGCCCGGAGAACCCGGGCCGGGGCTTCAGGCAGGGCTCAAGAACCGCCATCTGTCGATGATCGCCATCGGCGGTGTCATCGGAGCCGGACTCTTCGTCGGCTCCAGCTCGGGAATCGCCACCGCGGGCCCCGGCATCCTCCTCTCCTACGCCCTCGTCGGCACGCTCGTGGTGCTGGTGATGCGGATGCTCGGGGAGATGTCCGCCGCCAACCCCACCTCCGGCTCCTTCTCCGCGCACGCCGACCGGGCGATCGGCCCCTGGGCCGGGTTCACCATCGGCTGGCTCTACTGGTTCTTCTGGGTCGTCGTGCTGGCCGTGGAGGCGACCGCCGGGGCCGTGATCCTCGAAGGCTGGATACCGGCCGTGCCCCAGTGGGGCTGGGCCCTGATCGTGATGGTCGTCCTGACCGCCACCAACCTCGTCTCCGTCGGCTCCTACGGCGAGTTCGAGTTCTGGTTCGCGGGGATCAAGGTCGTCGCCATCGCCGCGTTCATCGTCGTCGGCGGGCTGGCCGTCTTCGGGCTGCTGCCCGGCGCCGACACCGACCAGGCCGGACTGTCCAATCTGACGGAGCACGGCGGGTTCCTGCCGAACGGGGCGGGCGCGATCCTGACCGGTGTACTGCTCGTCGTCTTCTCCTTCATGGGCAGCGAGATCCCCACGCTGGCCGCCGGTGAGTCCGAGGACCCGCAGCGCGCCGTCACCAAGGCGACCAACAGCATCATCTGGCGTATCGGCGTCTTCTACCTGGGCTCCATCTTCGTCGTGGTCGCGCTGCTGCCGTGGGACTCGCAGTCGATCATCGACAAGGGCTCGTACGTGGCCGCGCTGGACTCGCTCGGCATCGCGAACGCCGGTCAGATCATGAACTTCATCGTGCTGACCTCGGTGCTCTCCTGCCTGAACTCCGGGCTCTACACGGCCTCCCGCATGGCCTTCTCGCTCGGCCGGCGCGGTGACGCGCCGAAGGCCTTCGCCCGCACGACCTCGCAGGGCGTGCCGCGGACGGCGATCCTGGTGTCCGTGGTGTTCGGCTTCGTCGCCGTCTTCTTCAACTACGAGTTCCCGGACTCCGTCTTCCTCTTCCTCGTCAACTCCTCGGGCGCCGTGGCCCTCTTCGTCTGGCTGGTGATCTGCCTCTCGCAGCTGCGGATGCGGAGGATCATCGAGGCGGAGGCGCCGGAGAAGCTGGTGGTGCGGATGTGGCTGTTCCCGTACCTGACCTGGGTGGCCGCCGCCGTCATCGTCTTCGTGCTCGGCTACATGCTCACCGACACCGAGAACAACGGGCGCACGACCGTGCTGCTGTCGCTGCTCGTCGCGGCGCTCGTCATCGTCGTCGCCCTCGTCAAGCAGCGGATCACCGGGCGGAAGGACGCCGCCGACAAGGCCGTCGCCGAGAAGGGCTGA
- a CDS encoding biotin transporter BioY, with the protein MSTAAVPTPRSGQVLADLIPSSRVRDAALVAGGAVLTGVAAQIAVPVPGSPVPVTGQTFAALLVGTALGARRGLLSLALYALVGMAGVPWFAEGGSGTAAPSLGYVFGMLLAATVVGALARRGADRSVLRMAGTMLLGEAIIYAVGVPYLALAADMSLTAAIAAGLTPFLIGDALKAALAMGVLPTAWKLVDKR; encoded by the coding sequence ATGAGCACCGCCGCCGTCCCCACCCCCCGTTCCGGGCAGGTCCTCGCCGACCTCATCCCCTCCTCCCGCGTCCGGGACGCAGCGCTCGTGGCCGGCGGCGCCGTGCTCACCGGCGTGGCCGCCCAGATCGCGGTACCCGTGCCCGGCTCCCCGGTGCCGGTGACCGGACAGACCTTCGCGGCGCTGCTCGTCGGCACGGCGCTCGGCGCGCGCCGCGGCCTGCTCTCGCTCGCGCTCTACGCGCTGGTCGGCATGGCCGGCGTGCCGTGGTTCGCGGAGGGCGGCTCCGGCACCGCGGCCCCGTCCCTCGGCTATGTCTTCGGCATGCTGCTCGCCGCCACGGTGGTGGGCGCCCTGGCCCGCCGCGGCGCCGACCGCTCCGTGCTGCGCATGGCCGGCACGATGCTGCTCGGCGAGGCGATCATCTACGCCGTCGGCGTGCCGTACCTGGCCCTGGCCGCGGACATGTCCCTCACCGCCGCGATCGCGGCCGGCCTCACCCCGTTCCTGATCGGCGACGCGCTGAAGGCCGCCCTGGCGATGGGCGTCCTGCCCACCGCGTGGAAGCTGGTCGACAAGCGGTAG
- a CDS encoding amino acid permease — translation MSNSTTTEAPPRSDDAALSHGLKQRHLSMIALGGVIGAGLFVGSGAGIAAAGPSIVVAYTLSGLLVMLVMRMLGEMSAAYPSSGSFSAHAERAIGPWAGFTAGWAFWVLLCTAVGLEGIGAAQIVHGWLPGTPEWAWVALFMVVFCGTNLAAVKNFGEFEFWFAALKVGAISLFLVLGVLAIVGVLPGTDAPGTSHLGDFMPNGGNGLIIGLLASVFAYGGLETVTIAAAESENPVKGVASAVRTAMWRIALFYIGSMAVIVTLVPWDSPEVVEKGPYVAALDELGIPGAGQLMNVVVLVALLSAMNANIYGASRIGYSLVERGQGPRALGRVSGGVPRVAVLVSSLFGFGCVLLSYWRPDDVFSWLLNMIGAVILVVWIFIAVAQLRLRRRLEREAPEKLVVRMWGFPWLTWVALAGMAAIFVLMAREPDTRVQLYSTGGMTLVLAAVGYAWQRRRARV, via the coding sequence ATGTCCAACAGCACCACCACCGAGGCACCGCCGCGGTCGGACGACGCCGCCCTCTCCCACGGCCTCAAGCAGCGCCACCTGTCGATGATCGCCCTCGGTGGCGTGATCGGCGCCGGGCTGTTCGTCGGCTCCGGGGCCGGTATCGCCGCCGCCGGACCCTCGATCGTCGTCGCCTACACCCTCTCCGGCCTCCTCGTGATGCTGGTGATGCGGATGCTGGGCGAGATGTCCGCCGCCTACCCGTCCTCGGGCTCCTTCTCCGCGCACGCCGAACGGGCGATCGGCCCCTGGGCCGGGTTCACCGCGGGCTGGGCGTTCTGGGTGCTGCTCTGCACGGCCGTCGGCCTGGAGGGCATCGGCGCGGCGCAGATCGTGCACGGCTGGCTGCCGGGCACGCCCGAGTGGGCGTGGGTGGCGCTGTTCATGGTGGTGTTCTGCGGGACGAACCTGGCCGCGGTGAAGAACTTCGGCGAGTTCGAGTTCTGGTTCGCCGCCCTCAAGGTCGGCGCGATCTCGCTCTTCCTGGTGCTGGGCGTGCTGGCGATCGTCGGCGTCCTGCCGGGCACGGACGCCCCCGGCACCTCGCACCTCGGCGACTTCATGCCCAACGGCGGCAACGGCCTGATCATCGGCCTCCTCGCCTCGGTCTTCGCCTACGGCGGCCTGGAGACGGTGACCATCGCGGCGGCCGAGTCGGAGAACCCGGTGAAGGGTGTGGCGAGCGCCGTGCGGACGGCGATGTGGCGGATCGCGCTCTTCTACATCGGCTCGATGGCGGTCATCGTCACCCTGGTCCCCTGGGACTCCCCCGAGGTGGTCGAGAAGGGCCCGTACGTCGCAGCCCTCGACGAGCTGGGCATCCCGGGCGCCGGCCAGCTCATGAACGTCGTCGTGCTGGTCGCGCTGCTGAGCGCGATGAACGCCAACATCTACGGCGCCTCGCGGATCGGCTACTCGCTGGTCGAGCGCGGCCAGGGCCCGAGGGCGCTGGGCCGGGTGTCGGGCGGGGTGCCGCGGGTCGCGGTGCTGGTCTCCTCCCTCTTCGGCTTCGGCTGCGTGCTGCTCAGCTACTGGCGGCCGGACGACGTCTTCTCCTGGCTGCTGAACATGATCGGTGCGGTCATCCTGGTCGTCTGGATCTTCATCGCCGTCGCCCAGCTGCGGCTGCGCCGCCGCCTGGAGCGCGAGGCGCCCGAGAAGCTGGTCGTGCGCATGTGGGGCTTCCCGTGGCTCACGTGGGTGGCGCTGGCGGGCATGGCCGCGATCTTCGTCCTGATGGCCCGCGAGCCGGACACCCGGGTGCAGCTGTACTCGACGGGCGGGATGACGCTGGTCCTGGCGGCCGTCGGCTACGCCTGGCAGCGGCGGCGCGCTCGCGTGTGA
- a CDS encoding superoxide dismutase yields MSVYTLPELPYDYSALAPVISPEIIELHHDKHHAAYVKGANDTLEQLAEARDKESWGSINGLEKNLAFHLSGHILHSIYWHNMTGDGGGEPLDKDGVGGLADAIAESFGSFAGFKAQLTKAAATTQGSGWGVLAYEPLSGRLIVEQVYDHQGNVGQGSTPILVFDAWEHAFYLQYKNQKVDFIDAMWAVVDWQDVAKRYEAAKARTNVLLLAP; encoded by the coding sequence ATGTCCGTCTACACGCTTCCTGAACTGCCGTACGACTACTCCGCGCTGGCCCCCGTGATCAGCCCCGAGATCATCGAGCTGCACCACGACAAGCATCACGCGGCCTATGTGAAGGGCGCCAACGACACCCTGGAGCAGCTCGCCGAGGCGCGCGACAAGGAGTCGTGGGGGTCGATCAACGGCCTGGAGAAGAACCTCGCCTTCCACCTCTCCGGCCACATCCTGCACTCCATCTACTGGCACAACATGACCGGTGACGGCGGCGGCGAGCCCCTGGACAAGGACGGCGTGGGCGGCCTGGCCGACGCGATCGCCGAGTCGTTCGGTTCCTTCGCCGGTTTCAAGGCGCAGCTCACCAAGGCCGCCGCGACCACGCAGGGCTCCGGCTGGGGTGTGCTGGCGTACGAGCCGCTGAGCGGCCGTCTCATCGTCGAGCAGGTCTACGACCACCAGGGCAACGTCGGCCAGGGCTCCACGCCGATCCTGGTCTTCGACGCCTGGGAGCACGCCTTCTACCTCCAGTACAAGAACCAGAAGGTCGACTTCATCGACGCCATGTGGGCCGTCGTCGACTGGCAGGACGTGGCCAAGCGCTACGAGGCCGCCAAGGCACGCACGAACGTGCTGCTGCTGGCGCCCTGA
- a CDS encoding SAM-dependent methyltransferase: MTEIDTSVPHSARIWNYWLGGKDNYPVDEAAGDAYTAVFPGIVTIARSSRAFLGRAIRYLALEAGVRQFLDVGTGLPTADNTHEVAQRYAPGARIVYVDNDPLVLAHARALLTSTPEGATAYEDLSLYEPERVLEAAGRTLDTTRPTALVLSGILGHIEGHDRARDLVRRLMAGLPAGSFLCVNDGSRGTDPAYETAQDGYNETGAVPYFLRPVEQIEAYFDGLDLVDPGVVSVPLWRPDPAPDGTAPQPIGQHGGLARKP; encoded by the coding sequence ATGACGGAGATCGACACCTCGGTGCCGCACTCGGCCCGGATCTGGAACTACTGGCTGGGCGGCAAGGACAACTACCCCGTGGACGAGGCGGCCGGCGACGCCTACACGGCCGTCTTCCCCGGCATCGTCACCATCGCCCGCAGCAGCCGGGCCTTCCTCGGCCGCGCCATCCGGTACCTGGCCCTGGAGGCCGGGGTGCGCCAGTTCCTGGACGTCGGCACCGGGCTGCCGACCGCAGACAACACCCACGAGGTCGCCCAGCGGTACGCCCCCGGGGCGCGGATCGTCTACGTCGACAACGACCCGCTGGTCCTCGCGCACGCCCGCGCCCTGCTCACCTCCACCCCCGAGGGCGCCACCGCCTACGAGGACCTGAGCCTGTACGAGCCGGAGCGCGTCCTGGAGGCGGCCGGACGCACCCTCGACACGACCCGCCCCACCGCCCTCGTCCTCAGCGGCATCCTCGGTCACATCGAGGGCCACGACCGGGCCCGCGACCTGGTCCGCCGCCTGATGGCGGGCCTGCCCGCCGGCAGTTTCCTGTGCGTCAACGACGGCTCCCGCGGCACCGACCCGGCCTACGAGACGGCCCAGGACGGGTACAACGAGACCGGCGCGGTCCCCTATTTCCTGCGTCCCGTCGAGCAGATCGAGGCCTACTTCGACGGCCTCGACCTGGTCGACCCGGGCGTGGTGTCGGTCCCGCTGTGGCGCCCGGACCCCGCCCCGGACGGAACGGCCCCGCAGCCGATCGGCCAGCACGGCGGGCTCGCCCGCAAGCCCTGA
- a CDS encoding mycothiol-dependent nitroreductase Rv2466c family protein — translation MSDKTPVDFWFDPLCPWAWMTSRWVLEVEKVRDIKVRWHLMSLAVLNEDKLDELPDEYREMLEVKAWGPVRVVVAAQEEHGAEVLGDLYTALGTRIHNQEEGPGRETVAAALKDVGLPESLMDHWDATPYEPQLRASHKEGIDKVGQEVGTPVIAVPGADGGQVAFFGPVVTPAPKGEEAARLWDGTLAVASVPGFYEIKRTRTKGPDFSNL, via the coding sequence ATGTCGGACAAGACTCCCGTCGACTTCTGGTTCGACCCCCTGTGCCCCTGGGCATGGATGACCTCGCGCTGGGTCCTGGAGGTGGAGAAGGTCCGGGACATCAAGGTCCGCTGGCACCTGATGAGCCTCGCCGTGCTCAACGAGGACAAGCTCGACGAGCTGCCCGACGAGTACCGCGAGATGCTGGAGGTCAAGGCCTGGGGCCCGGTCCGCGTGGTCGTCGCGGCCCAGGAGGAGCACGGCGCCGAGGTGCTCGGCGACCTCTACACGGCGCTCGGCACCCGCATCCACAACCAGGAGGAGGGCCCGGGCCGCGAGACCGTCGCCGCCGCCCTGAAGGACGTCGGCCTGCCCGAGTCCCTCATGGACCACTGGGACGCGACGCCCTACGAGCCCCAGCTGCGCGCCTCCCACAAGGAGGGCATCGACAAGGTCGGCCAGGAGGTCGGCACCCCGGTCATCGCCGTCCCCGGCGCCGACGGCGGCCAGGTCGCCTTCTTCGGCCCGGTCGTCACCCCGGCGCCCAAGGGCGAGGAAGCCGCCCGGCTGTGGGACGGCACCCTCGCGGTGGCCTCGGTCCCGGGCTTCTACGAGATCAAGCGCACCCGCACCAAGGGCCCGGACTTCAGCAACCTGTAG
- the pepN gene encoding aminopeptidase N: MPGENLSRDEARERAALLSVDGYEVSLDVRSAVGDTQGEGPRTFRSVTTLRFRCNEPGASSFADLVAPSVTAVSLNGRDLDPSEVFDGTRIALEDLAADNELVVDAQCAYSRTGEGLHRFVDPEDGEVYLYTQYEPADSRRVFANFEQPDLKAPFRFEVRAPEEWTVWSNGAGERMKEGREALPQKGGGGRRAGGVWRFAETKPISTYITCVVAGPYHYVTDSYERTLEDGTRLEIPLGALCRKGLAPHFDADDVFLITKQGLDFFHDHFDYPYPFGKYDQAFVPEYNLGAMENPGLVTFREEYIFRGKVTRASYEGRANTILHEMAHMWFGDLVTMEWWDDLWLKESFADFMGAFANVGATRFKDAWITFANRRKAWAYRADQLPSTHPVTADIRDLEDAKLNFDGITYAKGASALKQLVAYVGQDAFLEGARRYFKRHAYGNTRLGDLLSALEETSGRDMAAWARSWLQTAGVNSLTPQVLLSAAGRIDELAVVQEAAESHPELRPHRVAVGLYRRTGEGSLERYARAEVDVDGPRTVVAELAGAEAPELVLVNDDDLTYCKTRFDDTSLATLREHLGSLTDPLARALCWSALWNMTRDALLPARDFIGLVLRFAGRESGIGVLQMLHAWAESALVHYVAPEWRETGGRLLGEGALRELREAAPGGEPQLAWARFFAAVASEEAELSLLRGLLDGSEKINGLEVDQELRWAFLAPLAAHGVADEAVLAAELARDDTASGKRHQVRCLAARPSAAVKAQAWAQVVESDALSNALVEATIAGFERSSQRELLAPYTEKYFAAIERVWAERSIQIGMDVVRGLFPSLMDSQDTLDATDAWLSAHEDAAPALRRLVLEARDDLSRALRGQACDAAAAR, translated from the coding sequence GTGCCCGGTGAGAATCTGTCCCGCGACGAGGCCCGGGAGCGGGCCGCCCTGCTGTCCGTCGACGGGTACGAGGTGTCCCTCGACGTGCGCTCGGCCGTGGGTGACACGCAGGGCGAGGGTCCCCGCACCTTCCGTTCCGTCACCACGCTCCGGTTCCGCTGCAACGAACCCGGCGCGAGCAGCTTCGCCGACCTGGTCGCCCCGAGCGTCACCGCCGTCTCCCTCAACGGCCGCGACCTCGACCCGAGCGAGGTCTTCGACGGCACGCGGATCGCGCTGGAGGACCTGGCCGCCGACAACGAGCTGGTCGTCGACGCCCAGTGCGCCTACTCCCGCACCGGTGAGGGCCTGCACCGCTTCGTCGACCCCGAGGACGGCGAGGTGTACCTGTACACCCAGTACGAGCCGGCCGACTCCCGCCGGGTCTTCGCCAACTTCGAGCAGCCGGACCTGAAGGCGCCGTTCCGCTTCGAGGTGCGGGCGCCCGAGGAGTGGACGGTGTGGAGCAACGGCGCGGGCGAGCGCATGAAAGAGGGGCGCGAAGCGCTTCCGCAGAAGGGTGGCGGTGGGCGACGGGCGGGCGGGGTGTGGCGGTTCGCGGAGACGAAGCCGATCTCGACGTACATCACGTGTGTCGTGGCCGGTCCGTACCACTACGTGACGGACTCCTACGAGCGGACCCTGGAGGACGGCACGCGGCTGGAGATCCCGCTGGGCGCCCTGTGCCGCAAGGGGCTGGCGCCGCACTTCGACGCCGACGACGTCTTCCTGATCACCAAGCAGGGCCTGGACTTCTTCCACGACCACTTCGACTACCCGTACCCCTTCGGGAAGTACGACCAGGCGTTCGTGCCCGAGTACAACCTCGGCGCGATGGAGAACCCGGGCCTGGTGACCTTCCGGGAGGAGTACATCTTCCGCGGGAAGGTGACGCGGGCGTCCTACGAGGGCCGCGCCAACACGATCCTGCACGAGATGGCGCACATGTGGTTCGGCGACCTGGTCACCATGGAGTGGTGGGACGACCTGTGGCTGAAGGAGTCCTTCGCCGACTTCATGGGCGCGTTCGCGAACGTCGGCGCGACCCGCTTCAAGGACGCCTGGATCACCTTCGCCAACCGCCGCAAGGCCTGGGCCTACCGCGCCGACCAGCTGCCCTCCACCCACCCGGTCACGGCCGACATCCGTGACCTGGAGGACGCCAAGCTCAACTTCGACGGCATCACCTACGCCAAGGGCGCCTCCGCGCTGAAGCAGCTGGTGGCGTACGTCGGCCAGGACGCGTTCCTGGAGGGCGCGCGGCGCTACTTCAAGCGGCACGCGTACGGCAACACGCGGCTGGGTGATCTGCTGTCGGCCCTTGAGGAGACCAGCGGGCGGGACATGGCGGCCTGGGCGCGCTCCTGGCTCCAGACGGCGGGTGTCAACTCGCTCACCCCGCAGGTGCTGCTGAGCGCCGCGGGACGGATCGACGAGCTGGCGGTGGTGCAGGAGGCAGCGGAGTCGCACCCCGAACTGCGCCCGCACCGGGTCGCGGTGGGCCTGTACCGCCGTACGGGCGAGGGATCCCTGGAGCGGTACGCGCGCGCCGAGGTGGACGTCGACGGGCCGCGCACGGTCGTCGCGGAGCTGGCCGGTGCCGAGGCGCCCGAGCTGGTCCTGGTCAACGACGACGACCTGACGTACTGCAAGACCCGTTTCGACGACACCTCGCTGGCGACGCTGCGCGAGCACCTGGGCTCGCTGACGGACCCGCTGGCCCGCGCCCTGTGCTGGTCGGCGCTGTGGAACATGACGCGGGACGCGCTGCTGCCGGCCCGGGACTTCATCGGTCTCGTCCTGCGGTTCGCGGGGCGCGAGTCCGGCATCGGCGTGCTCCAGATGCTGCACGCCTGGGCCGAGTCGGCGCTGGTGCACTACGTGGCCCCCGAGTGGCGGGAGACCGGTGGCCGGCTGCTCGGCGAGGGCGCGCTGCGGGAGCTGCGGGAGGCGGCGCCGGGCGGCGAGCCGCAGCTGGCGTGGGCGCGGTTCTTCGCGGCGGTGGCGTCCGAAGAGGCCGAACTGTCCTTGCTGCGCGGGCTGCTGGACGGCTCCGAGAAGATCAACGGCCTGGAGGTGGACCAGGAGCTGCGCTGGGCGTTCCTCGCCCCGCTCGCTGCGCACGGCGTGGCGGACGAGGCGGTGCTGGCCGCCGAGCTGGCCCGCGACGACACGGCCTCCGGCAAGCGCCACCAGGTGCGCTGCCTGGCGGCCCGGCCTTCGGCGGCGGTGAAGGCGCAGGCGTGGGCGCAGGTCGTGGAGTCGGACGCGTTGTCCAACGCCCTGGTGGAGGCGACGATCGCGGGCTTCGAGCGGTCCTCGCAGCGGGAGCTGCTCGCGCCGTACACGGAGAAGTACTTCGCGGCGATCGAGCGCGTGTGGGCCGAGCGGTCCATCCAGATCGGGATGGACGTGGTCCGGGGCCTCTTCCCGTCCCTGATGGACTCCCAGGACACGCTGGACGCGACGGACGCGTGGCTGTCGGCTCACGAGGACGCGGCACCGGCGCTGCGCAGGCTGGTCCTCGAGGCGCGGGACGACCTGTCGCGTGCGCTGCGGGGGCAGGCGTGTGACGCGGCGGCGGCCCGCTAG